A single genomic interval of Arachis duranensis cultivar V14167 chromosome 7, aradu.V14167.gnm2.J7QH, whole genome shotgun sequence harbors:
- the LOC107459907 gene encoding LOW QUALITY PROTEIN: NADH kinase (The sequence of the model RefSeq protein was modified relative to this genomic sequence to represent the inferred CDS: deleted 2 bases in 1 codon) encodes MAMKRLLLLLKPFNVSAPPPSQTHPQVLHFLDSRHKMHHEAVNFCQAIVKKKSVQWKAVLRNNLSEPIKDVDMVVTVGGDGTLLEASHYMDDTIPVLGVNSDPTRIEEVEKFSSEFDATRSTGHLCAATVENFEQVLDGILEGQIVPSKLTRIMTSVNAHQLSTFALNDILVAHPCPASLSRFSFSINSLAPSPKTSPRVNCRSSGLRVSTAAGSTAAMHSAGGFPMHILSQDLQYMVREPISHGAVSDFMHGLVEHDQKMDTTWSSRRGVIYIDGSHVNYSIKNGDFIQISSKAPVLKIFLPHQLLQLKNT; translated from the exons ATGGCAATGAAGAGATTGCTATTACTGTTGAAACCCTTCAACGTATCTGCACCACCACCTTCCCAAACTCACCCTCAG GTCTTACATTTCTTGGATAGTAGGCATAAGATGCACCATGAAGCCGTAAACTTCTGTCAAGCAATTGTAAAGAAAAAGTCAGTGCAATGGAAAGCTGTGCTGCGCAATAATTTGTCTGAGCCTATTAAAGATGTGGACATGGTTGTTACAGTTGGTGGTGATGGAACCCTTTTGGAGGCCAGTCATTATATGGATGACACAATTCCTGTTCTTGGAGTGAATTCTGACCCTACACGGATTGAAGAG GTGGAAAAGTTCAGCAGTGAGTTTGACGCTACCAGAAGCACTGGCCATCTTTGCGCTGCAACTGTTGAAAACTTTGAACAA GTTTTAGACGGCATACTTGAAGGTCAAATTGTTCCTTCCAAGTTAACGAGGATAATGACATCTGTGAATGCACATCAGTTATCAACTTTTGCTCTGAATGATATCTTGGTTGCGCATCCTTGTCCAGCATCACTTTCTAGGTTCTCTTTCAG CATTAATTCTTTGGCTCCCAGCCCCAAGACT TCACCACGAGTTAACTGTAGATCAAGTGGTCTAAGAGTCTCAACGGCTGCCGGCTCAACAGCAGCAATGCATTCGGCCGGAGGATTTCCAATGCACATTTTATCACAGGATCTTCAGTATATGGTAAGGGAGCCGATTTCACATGGGGCTGTGTCCGACTTCATGCATGGATTGGTTGAACATGACCAGAAAATGGACACTACATGGTCTAGTAGAAGAGGTGTGATATATATTGATGGTTCTCATGTCAATTATTCCATAAAGAATGGGGATTTCATTCAGATATCTTCTAAAGCACCAGTTCTGAAAATTTTCTTGCCTCATCAACTGTTACAATTGAAAAATACTTGA